Proteins co-encoded in one Prescottella sp. R16 genomic window:
- a CDS encoding ATP-binding cassette domain-containing protein has translation MKPHRPGHAVAVTGLRKTFGDRTVLDGVDLHIPTGSVFALLGANGAGKTTTVRVLSTLLPFDAGDVEVAGHRLPDAAHAVRADISVTGQYASVDALLTGRENLMLMSALHHLGRRESRLRTEELLHRFDLTGAADRRADTYSGGMRRRLDLAMSLVAHPTVLFLDEPTTGLDPRSRRDMWEMVRELVREGTTILLTTQYLDEADELADRIAVLDGGRIVAEGTPDELKRLVPGGHLALRLRDTTQLARVSSALPDAVVDADTATLAVPTDGSVRSLRDVLDRIDDPTLSFERFALDTPDLDDVFFALTRADRKEPVR, from the coding sequence GTGAAACCACACCGACCCGGCCACGCCGTCGCCGTGACCGGCCTCCGCAAGACGTTCGGCGACCGCACCGTGCTCGACGGCGTCGACCTGCACATCCCCACCGGATCCGTCTTCGCGCTGCTCGGCGCCAACGGCGCCGGGAAGACCACCACCGTGCGGGTCCTGTCGACGCTGCTCCCCTTCGATGCAGGCGACGTGGAGGTCGCCGGCCACCGTCTCCCCGACGCCGCGCACGCCGTCCGCGCCGACATCAGCGTCACCGGCCAGTACGCGTCGGTCGACGCCCTGCTGACCGGCCGCGAGAACCTCATGCTGATGAGCGCCCTGCACCACCTCGGCCGACGCGAATCCCGGCTCCGCACAGAAGAACTCCTGCACCGCTTCGACCTGACGGGTGCCGCGGACCGCCGCGCCGACACGTATTCGGGTGGCATGCGGCGCCGCCTGGATCTCGCGATGAGCCTGGTCGCCCACCCCACCGTGCTCTTCCTCGACGAACCGACCACCGGACTGGACCCGCGCAGCCGCCGGGACATGTGGGAGATGGTGCGCGAACTGGTCCGGGAGGGCACAACGATCCTGCTCACCACGCAGTACCTCGACGAGGCGGACGAACTCGCCGACCGCATCGCCGTGCTCGACGGCGGACGCATCGTCGCCGAAGGCACCCCCGACGAACTCAAACGTCTCGTCCCCGGCGGCCACCTCGCCCTGCGTCTGCGGGACACGACGCAGCTGGCCCGGGTGAGCAGCGCCCTGCCCGACGCCGTCGTCGATGCCGACACCGCGACCCTGGCGGTCCCGACCGACGGCAGCGTCCGCTCGCTACGGGACGTACTGGACCGGATCGACGACCCGACGCTGTCCTTCGAGCGGTTCGCGCTCGACACCCCCGATCTCGACGACGTCTTCTTCGCCTTGACCCGGGCCGACCGGAAGGAGCCTGTGCGATGA
- a CDS encoding TetR/AcrR family transcriptional regulator, producing the protein MDPALEVQSDPQELVPRRRPTQERSRRKFDALLTASRDLLVDVGFESFTCEEVAARAEVPIGTLYQFFANKYVIVCELNRQDLVGVQQELETFSGEVPSIDWLRFLNKFVDHMAGLWTSDPSRREVWLAMQSTPSTRATGMIHEKQFAEQVALMLAPLTPHTPRERRTLMAEVLVHVVYSMLNFSVQDGQSHADAVAELKRLMGAYLVVAEKEARAK; encoded by the coding sequence GTGGACCCCGCGTTGGAGGTCCAGAGCGATCCCCAGGAGCTGGTGCCTCGGCGGCGCCCGACCCAGGAACGCAGCCGACGCAAATTCGACGCCCTGCTCACCGCGTCCCGCGACCTGCTCGTCGATGTCGGTTTCGAGTCGTTCACGTGCGAGGAGGTCGCGGCCCGTGCCGAGGTGCCGATCGGCACGCTGTACCAGTTCTTCGCCAACAAGTACGTCATCGTGTGCGAACTGAACCGGCAGGACCTCGTCGGCGTCCAGCAGGAACTGGAAACGTTCAGCGGAGAGGTGCCGTCGATCGACTGGCTGCGTTTCCTCAACAAGTTCGTCGACCACATGGCCGGACTGTGGACGTCCGACCCGTCCCGGCGCGAAGTGTGGCTGGCGATGCAGTCGACGCCGTCGACCCGCGCCACCGGCATGATCCACGAGAAGCAGTTCGCCGAGCAGGTCGCCTTGATGCTGGCACCGCTCACCCCGCACACCCCGCGGGAGCGTCGCACTCTGATGGCCGAGGTCCTCGTGCACGTCGTGTACTCGATGCTCAACTTCTCGGTGCAGGACGGGCAGAGCCACGCCGACGCCGTCGCCGAACTCAAACGCCTCATGGGCGCATACCTCGTCGTTGCGGAGAAGGAAGCCCGCGCCAAGTAG
- a CDS encoding TetR/AcrR family transcriptional regulator produces MDTTESASLPRVVELAWGLDDAGARGPRRGLSLNEILDAAIELADEEGVAALSMARVAKRLGFTTMSLYRYVRSKDELLELISDRVVGTPPDIAPGLSWREGLEVWARAEYDALMRHRWWLRLPISGAPLGPNNMAWLEAALGCLASTGLPEPLKVQIALNVSVHVIGRARFAVDLSPDAEPDDYASILTRVLDPARFPALTTALADGGFEDDDVDWADTDFRFALALLLDGVERFVEQHGS; encoded by the coding sequence ATGGACACCACGGAGAGCGCGTCGCTGCCGCGTGTCGTCGAACTGGCGTGGGGGCTGGACGACGCCGGGGCCCGGGGGCCCCGCAGGGGGCTGAGCCTGAACGAAATACTCGACGCCGCAATCGAACTCGCCGACGAGGAAGGTGTGGCGGCACTGTCCATGGCGCGGGTCGCGAAGCGGCTCGGTTTCACCACGATGTCGCTGTACCGGTACGTTCGCAGCAAGGACGAACTGCTCGAACTGATCTCGGATCGGGTGGTCGGCACTCCGCCCGACATCGCGCCCGGCCTGTCGTGGCGTGAGGGCCTGGAGGTGTGGGCGCGTGCCGAGTACGACGCCCTCATGCGTCACCGCTGGTGGCTGCGGTTGCCCATCAGCGGTGCGCCGCTCGGACCGAACAACATGGCCTGGCTCGAGGCGGCGCTCGGCTGCCTGGCGTCGACCGGACTGCCCGAACCACTCAAAGTGCAGATCGCTCTCAACGTCTCGGTCCACGTCATCGGACGGGCGCGGTTCGCCGTCGACCTGTCCCCGGACGCCGAACCGGACGACTACGCGAGCATCCTCACCCGAGTGCTCGACCCCGCCCGATTCCCGGCGCTCACCACCGCACTCGCGGACGGCGGTTTCGAGGACGACGATGTGGACTGGGCGGATACGGACTTCCGGTTCGCGCTGGCGCTGCTGCTCGACGGTGTGGAACGTTTCGTCGAGCAGCACGGCTCGTAG
- a CDS encoding ABC transporter permease — protein sequence MTASPSRDVRTVGPDSWAMLRRNLTHVTRSPDTMITAVALPVMLMLLFVYVFGGAIDTGRAYIDYVVPGIVLLCVAFGSSTTAVSVSSDMTDGIVDRFRTLPIARSAVLNGHVLASVVRNLITGAVVVAVALLMGFRPTADPVRWLGVIAVVVLFVFALSYLATALGLLAKNPEAANGFTFAILFLPYVSSAFVPAETMPSWLRWFAENQPVTPVIETVRGLLTGTAIGASAWLAVAWCTVIAVVGFGSATVLYRRRTGR from the coding sequence ATGACCGCCTCCCCGAGCCGCGATGTCCGAACCGTGGGGCCCGACTCGTGGGCCATGCTGCGGCGCAACCTGACCCATGTCACCCGCAGCCCGGACACCATGATCACCGCCGTCGCGTTACCGGTCATGCTGATGCTGCTGTTCGTGTACGTGTTCGGCGGTGCGATCGACACCGGCCGCGCCTACATCGACTACGTGGTGCCCGGCATCGTCCTGTTGTGCGTCGCGTTCGGCTCGTCCACCACCGCCGTCAGCGTGTCGAGCGACATGACCGACGGCATCGTCGACCGGTTCCGCACCCTGCCCATCGCCCGGTCCGCCGTCCTCAACGGCCATGTCCTGGCGAGCGTCGTCCGCAATCTGATCACCGGGGCCGTCGTCGTCGCCGTTGCCCTCCTCATGGGTTTCCGTCCGACCGCGGACCCCGTGCGCTGGCTCGGCGTGATCGCGGTCGTGGTCCTGTTCGTGTTCGCCCTGTCGTATCTGGCCACCGCGCTCGGACTGCTCGCGAAGAATCCCGAGGCCGCGAACGGCTTCACGTTCGCGATCCTGTTCCTGCCGTACGTCAGCAGCGCCTTCGTGCCCGCCGAGACGATGCCGTCCTGGCTGCGGTGGTTCGCGGAGAACCAACCGGTGACCCCTGTCATCGAGACCGTGCGCGGCCTGCTCACGGGCACCGCGATCGGTGCCTCCGCCTGGCTGGCGGTCGCCTGGTGCACCGTCATCGCCGTCGTCGGATTCGGGTCCGCCACCGTGCTCTACCGCCGGCGCACCGGCCGATAA
- a CDS encoding holo-ACP synthase has protein sequence MAILGIGFDVVTISEFAEQLKMPGTAMKSSFRPAERRYCETRSTDPARHYAVRWAAKEAVIKAWAASRFARPPAVGDNAYELVEVVNDAWGRPTIKLHGEAAQFLPSAKIHLSLTHDGDVAGAMVVIEEPDPIAPNG, from the coding sequence GTGGCGATCCTGGGGATCGGTTTCGACGTCGTCACGATTTCGGAGTTCGCCGAGCAACTGAAAATGCCCGGCACCGCAATGAAGTCGAGCTTCCGTCCGGCCGAGCGTCGGTACTGCGAAACCCGCAGTACCGACCCGGCCCGGCACTACGCGGTCCGCTGGGCCGCCAAGGAAGCCGTCATCAAGGCGTGGGCGGCCTCGCGGTTCGCGCGGCCCCCCGCCGTCGGCGACAACGCCTACGAACTCGTCGAGGTCGTCAACGACGCGTGGGGCCGGCCCACCATCAAGCTGCACGGTGAGGCCGCCCAGTTCCTGCCCAGCGCCAAGATCCACCTGTCGCTCACCCACGACGGCGACGTCGCGGGCGCGATGGTGGTGATCGAAGAACCTGACCCGATCGCGCCCAACGGCTGA